From the genome of Fimbriimonadaceae bacterium, one region includes:
- a CDS encoding (Fe-S)-binding protein produces MLPYFADISSATREEFMHMPAWQIRLFYVLIFASIGVMLFQIWKRSKVWMAGKPISWKPQGLSAFLKYIVGQRKVRSSRRKSGAPMHLLIFYGFLSLFLATTLLAINTYLPWKFHKGVYYVSYELVFDVLGLLFMVGLTWAIFRRYGKRPKAVTHEASDGWALILLWVVGFTGYLLEAARISNTAENAYNHFSPVGYAMAKAMPDVTPGLYIGIWWFHMVWVIAFFALLPQMRIRHIVMAILTAYGSNDQPWGELKPISLEEVEETGQIGVAKAQEYSRWHLMSLDACMECGRCTEVCPANSVGKVLNPKLVVQSIRGVMASENPVADAVTEEALWACTTCNACVEACPVLIRHVDMIVDARRNLVAEGKFSGTGATMLRQLGSTNHAWGAPRGSREEWMQGLDIPLAKDGDFEVLFWVGCAGATDPAAVRTTKAMASLMKKAGVKFACLGNEEVCTGDPARRVGDEFLFQEHAAMNVEAFKRYGVRKVVTACPHCLNTLKNEYHQFEVELEVWHHSQLLAKLVDEGKLKGYKPLAGSTVYHDPCYLARVNNESDAPRKLLGENTQLNDQVYPSSSSSNLLEPEHLGRKTLCCGAGGGRMWMEEPPEQRPGNRRAEELLATGAKTVAIGCPFCRIMLDASIKQVTDEEIKIVDLAEAMQEANA; encoded by the coding sequence GTGCTTCCTTACTTTGCCGACATCAGCAGCGCGACCCGTGAAGAGTTCATGCACATGCCCGCGTGGCAGATTCGGCTGTTCTACGTGCTGATTTTCGCCTCCATCGGTGTGATGCTCTTCCAGATTTGGAAGCGAAGCAAGGTTTGGATGGCGGGAAAGCCGATCTCGTGGAAGCCGCAGGGGCTTTCGGCATTTTTGAAGTACATCGTCGGACAGCGCAAGGTGCGGTCGAGCCGCCGCAAGTCGGGCGCACCAATGCACCTGCTCATCTTTTACGGGTTTCTCTCCCTCTTTCTCGCCACGACGCTTCTCGCCATCAACACTTATCTGCCCTGGAAGTTTCACAAGGGAGTGTACTACGTCAGTTACGAGCTTGTCTTCGACGTGCTCGGGCTGCTGTTTATGGTCGGCCTCACCTGGGCGATCTTCCGACGCTATGGAAAAAGGCCGAAGGCGGTCACCCACGAAGCGAGCGACGGCTGGGCGCTGATTCTGCTCTGGGTGGTGGGCTTTACCGGATATCTGCTGGAGGCCGCCCGCATCTCGAACACGGCCGAGAACGCCTACAACCACTTTTCACCGGTCGGCTATGCGATGGCAAAAGCGATGCCGGACGTGACGCCGGGGCTATATATCGGCATCTGGTGGTTTCACATGGTGTGGGTGATCGCCTTCTTCGCCCTGCTTCCCCAGATGCGGATTCGCCACATCGTCATGGCGATACTGACCGCTTACGGATCGAACGACCAGCCTTGGGGCGAGCTCAAGCCGATCAGTCTCGAAGAGGTGGAAGAGACGGGGCAGATCGGCGTCGCCAAAGCCCAGGAGTATTCGCGCTGGCACCTGATGTCCCTCGATGCCTGCATGGAGTGCGGGCGATGCACGGAGGTCTGTCCGGCGAACAGCGTGGGCAAGGTTCTCAATCCGAAGCTGGTTGTGCAGAGCATTCGGGGTGTGATGGCGAGCGAGAACCCCGTCGCCGATGCGGTCACCGAAGAGGCGCTTTGGGCCTGCACCACCTGCAACGCCTGCGTCGAAGCCTGCCCGGTTCTGATCCGGCACGTCGATATGATCGTTGATGCCCGCAGAAACCTGGTTGCTGAGGGCAAGTTCAGCGGCACGGGCGCGACGATGCTGAGGCAGCTGGGCAGCACCAACCACGCTTGGGGCGCTCCGCGAGGGTCGCGCGAAGAGTGGATGCAGGGCCTGGACATCCCGCTTGCCAAAGACGGGGACTTCGAGGTTCTGTTCTGGGTGGGCTGTGCGGGAGCGACCGATCCCGCCGCCGTGCGCACCACCAAGGCGATGGCATCGCTGATGAAGAAGGCGGGCGTGAAGTTCGCCTGCCTCGGGAACGAAGAGGTCTGCACGGGCGATCCGGCACGGCGCGTCGGCGACGAGTTCCTGTTCCAAGAGCACGCCGCGATGAACGTCGAGGCATTCAAGCGGTACGGCGTGAGGAAGGTCGTCACCGCTTGCCCGCACTGCCTCAACACGCTCAAGAACGAATATCACCAGTTCGAGGTCGAGCTTGAGGTGTGGCACCACAGCCAGCTTTTGGCGAAGCTGGTGGATGAAGGCAAGCTCAAGGGCTACAAGCCGCTTGCCGGAAGCACCGTCTACCACGACCCTTGCTACCTGGCTCGTGTCAACAACGAATCGGACGCCCCCCGCAAGCTCTTGGGAGAGAACACCCAGCTCAACGATCAGGTCTATCCCTCCTCCTCTTCGTCGAACCTGCTGGAGCCGGAGCACCTGGGCCGCAAGACGCTCTGCTGCGGAGCGGGCGGAGGCCGGATGTGGATGGAGGAGCCGCCCGAGCAGCGTCCGGGCAACCGCCGCGCCGAGGAGCTGCTGGCGACCGGGGCCAAGACCGTCGCGATCGGGTGTCCGTTCTGCCGTATCATGCTGGATGCTTCGATCAAGCAGGTGACCGACGAGGAGATCAAGATCGTCGATCTTGCTGAGGCGATGCAGGAAGCGAACGCGTGA
- the priA gene encoding primosomal protein N' — translation MKTAVTYRVADIALDVRSGGNEAVFTYAVGQDARPGDGFFVTVGNRAAVGYAIRVREVDEEDLGFPASRLKSVEDRIEGLSLPEPLVDLVHFVSAEYLCSIPSALSAAMPPGVADRVQRIWTLNEDALSQNSHELTALQKELVEALRAAGGSIEQTKKAQNPTTLKAMKALRAKGIVRETMTLRPESEDSRGAALYHLTNDREKIEEFLSKNAKKRPAQALVVMRMQEVEEKALRISDIKGLCGVAETTVKSLIESAILERESSSSSSIQAAPSPNKHQQITIEAVTEAVQKQTATNFLLYGITGSGKTEVYLRAAAEALRKGRQVLYLVPEIALAAQAIAQLRQRFGGSVAVLHSELLPRERLDNWVDVRQGRSAVVLGARSAIFAPLSNIGLIILDEEHENSYKQESSPRYHTKTLARHLGKLHSCPVVLGSATPSVESFTEAENEDLVLLSLPERAANAQLPAVHIEDLTGGYRAGSPSILTDTLLDRMEATIKRGEQAILFLNRRAYAPFLICRDCGHQFHCPQCSVSLAYSRRDNRLRCHQCGYFEAAPTLCADCRGTRIRPFGVGTEKVEEAVKQHFPAVRVDRLDRDVAQRKGALEKTLAAFGAGETQVLVGTQMVAKGLNFPNVTLVGVIAADVSLNIPDFRATERTFQLLSQVAGRAGRGQRPGEVVIQTFNPEHHAILCARDHDFIRFFEAVREERREVGYPPFRRLVNIVFSGEGRSEVGRAVRAAADALSAVLKSGEILGPVDCPIERIQNRWRMHLIIKLPPTTKPDFIADALSNVQAKNVQIVVDVDPYSLM, via the coding sequence GTGAAAACCGCAGTCACCTATCGTGTCGCCGACATCGCGCTGGATGTGCGCTCTGGCGGCAACGAGGCGGTCTTCACTTATGCCGTTGGGCAGGACGCTCGTCCAGGCGATGGGTTCTTTGTCACAGTCGGCAATCGGGCAGCGGTTGGCTACGCCATCCGGGTCCGCGAGGTCGATGAAGAAGACCTTGGTTTCCCTGCATCTCGACTAAAAAGTGTCGAGGATCGGATCGAGGGCCTTAGCCTTCCTGAGCCGCTTGTTGATCTCGTGCACTTTGTCTCCGCCGAGTACCTTTGCTCGATCCCTTCTGCCCTCTCTGCAGCGATGCCTCCGGGCGTGGCCGATCGTGTTCAGCGTATCTGGACTCTCAACGAGGACGCCTTATCTCAGAATAGCCACGAGTTGACTGCCCTTCAAAAAGAGTTGGTCGAAGCGCTGAGAGCCGCTGGTGGGAGTATTGAACAAACCAAGAAGGCTCAAAACCCAACAACCTTAAAAGCGATGAAGGCGTTGCGGGCCAAAGGGATTGTGCGAGAGACGATGACCCTCCGCCCCGAAAGCGAAGACTCGCGCGGGGCCGCACTCTACCACCTTACGAACGATCGCGAGAAGATCGAGGAGTTCCTCTCCAAGAACGCCAAGAAGCGGCCTGCCCAAGCTCTCGTGGTCATGCGCATGCAGGAGGTTGAAGAGAAAGCGCTGCGCATTTCCGACATCAAAGGTCTCTGCGGAGTCGCAGAGACAACGGTCAAATCGCTCATCGAATCGGCGATCCTTGAGCGAGAGTCCTCAAGCTCCTCCTCAATCCAAGCTGCACCTAGTCCAAACAAGCACCAACAGATCACCATTGAGGCCGTGACCGAAGCTGTCCAGAAGCAAACAGCCACAAACTTTCTTCTCTATGGAATCACGGGAAGCGGAAAGACCGAGGTCTATCTTCGCGCCGCCGCCGAAGCCTTACGCAAGGGACGGCAAGTGCTTTATCTCGTGCCCGAAATAGCCCTCGCCGCTCAAGCGATTGCCCAGCTTCGCCAGCGGTTTGGCGGATCGGTGGCGGTTCTGCACAGTGAACTCCTGCCTCGCGAACGGCTCGACAACTGGGTGGACGTCCGTCAAGGGCGGTCTGCGGTCGTCCTGGGGGCCCGCAGCGCGATCTTTGCCCCGCTGTCGAACATTGGGCTCATCATTCTCGACGAAGAGCACGAGAACAGCTATAAGCAGGAGTCATCGCCGCGCTACCACACAAAGACGCTCGCACGACACTTGGGCAAGCTCCACAGTTGCCCTGTTGTTCTTGGCTCGGCGACCCCGAGCGTCGAGAGCTTTACGGAGGCAGAGAACGAAGATCTTGTGCTTCTTTCCCTTCCCGAGCGTGCCGCGAACGCTCAACTCCCCGCAGTTCATATCGAAGACCTGACAGGCGGTTACCGGGCAGGAAGTCCGTCGATCCTCACCGACACCCTTCTGGACCGCATGGAAGCCACTATCAAGCGGGGCGAGCAAGCCATCCTCTTCCTCAATAGAAGAGCCTACGCCCCTTTTCTCATCTGCCGCGATTGTGGGCACCAGTTTCATTGCCCCCAGTGCAGCGTATCTTTGGCCTACAGCCGACGGGACAACCGATTGCGATGTCATCAGTGTGGGTACTTCGAAGCGGCGCCTACGCTATGTGCGGACTGTCGGGGAACCCGCATTCGTCCGTTTGGCGTCGGGACGGAGAAGGTCGAGGAGGCTGTTAAGCAACACTTTCCCGCAGTTCGCGTCGACCGGCTCGACCGCGATGTTGCCCAGCGCAAAGGCGCTCTTGAAAAAACTCTGGCCGCGTTTGGTGCGGGAGAAACTCAGGTTCTGGTTGGCACCCAAATGGTGGCAAAAGGTCTGAACTTCCCCAATGTCACTTTGGTCGGCGTAATCGCGGCAGACGTTTCCTTAAACATCCCTGACTTCCGAGCAACCGAGCGCACCTTCCAACTCCTCTCTCAGGTTGCAGGTAGAGCTGGCAGAGGGCAGCGGCCTGGGGAAGTCGTCATCCAAACGTTCAACCCTGAACACCACGCGATTCTGTGCGCACGGGACCACGACTTCATCCGATTCTTTGAGGCTGTTCGCGAGGAACGGCGTGAAGTCGGCTACCCACCGTTTCGGAGATTGGTCAACATCGTCTTCTCGGGAGAAGGCCGGTCAGAAGTCGGCCGAGCAGTACGAGCAGCAGCGGATGCTCTCTCCGCTGTCCTTAAGTCGGGCGAAATTCTCGGTCCGGTCGATTGCCCCATCGAACGCATTCAGAACCGATGGCGAATGCACCTCATCATCAAGCTACCGCCAACGACCAAGCCCGACTTCATCGCCGATGCACTCTCAAACGTCCAGGCAAAGAATGTCCAGATCGTTGTTGATGTCGATCCGTATTCGTTGATGTGA
- a CDS encoding polysaccharide deacetylase family protein, with amino-acid sequence MDVEAVARTWLDGRTSAVSLTYDGPDISHLETAVDTLERYELKGTFFVDPPPMLDRADRWQAVANGGHEMGCHPFFSSTDPRGNLWNWTIEMVEEELRQNKRLFFEVFPNQTDFSFAYPGDQTRCLRSTFDRTETSYREAIQRVFDIARCGEPGVNNISSLDLGWIRSFDTEQMAGVDLIELVEQYCEPGSWTVLRFGPIGVGDRAIDARAHQQLCAWLRDRAETIHVGTIFRTGAKLRYVQSV; translated from the coding sequence ATGGATGTCGAAGCTGTAGCGAGGACATGGTTAGACGGACGTACATCCGCCGTTTCCCTAACCTACGACGGCCCGGACATTTCACACCTTGAAACCGCCGTTGACACCCTTGAACGCTACGAGCTGAAAGGGACTTTCTTTGTCGATCCGCCGCCGATGCTTGACCGGGCAGACCGCTGGCAGGCCGTGGCAAACGGTGGGCATGAGATGGGATGTCACCCGTTTTTCAGTTCGACGGACCCGCGAGGCAACCTTTGGAACTGGACCATTGAGATGGTAGAAGAGGAGCTGCGCCAAAACAAGCGTCTCTTCTTTGAAGTCTTCCCGAATCAAACAGACTTTAGCTTTGCCTATCCAGGCGACCAAACCCGTTGCTTGCGCAGTACATTCGACCGAACGGAGACTTCCTATCGTGAAGCGATCCAACGTGTCTTCGACATTGCACGTTGCGGCGAACCTGGAGTGAACAACATCTCATCCCTCGACCTTGGGTGGATACGTTCCTTCGATACAGAGCAAATGGCCGGAGTCGATCTCATTGAGCTCGTGGAGCAGTACTGTGAACCTGGCAGTTGGACCGTTCTTCGATTCGGACCCATCGGAGTCGGTGATCGGGCGATTGACGCCCGCGCCCACCAACAGCTCTGCGCATGGCTTAGAGATCGGGCTGAGACGATCCATGTGGGAACGATATTTCGCACCGGCGCAAAGCTACGCTACGTCCAGTCTGTTTGA
- a CDS encoding glycosyltransferase family 39 protein, which translates to MQSPGNPSETESPSLKPWLIVWFLAALPLIGWWLTGLTDVDEGFYGAVVSEMLRRGDWIIPHYNGSPWFEKPILLYWTSAPFMALFGPEFGARLSCVLATLGSYGLVAWFVRRHLGDVAARWSVIVLSSMFLMAALGRMMMADPWLILCLTGTFLFFLESLIGDKRYRPWAAAWLGFAVLAKGPVALIFFVIIAGIAFGKLRELRPNFKGGWLLGTVLLVTVIASWFLPAYLSAGEMFVQKFLVDQNLKRFAGGDAAHTLEYGKDPAKYLFAMFLGYPLILLLGCLPWSLRFFKALPKATDPIGTETAIRRFCSIWFFTILVFFSASGAKLPHYIAPACVPLAILIGIYSVRRIEERKLNPNGFLKPAIGAVFLCLLINSALWVWYDKSGQREAHALAREIKSDPNIALFRLPRLQKSLGTGKPRLQETSLPSLMMVMDRTTLQTEEFEKLLAAPKPLTIFTRENRITPEFEAQVLRAGFVLKPAPTRTKQDNFRVYILEQGTLAR; encoded by the coding sequence ATGCAGAGCCCAGGCAATCCATCAGAAACGGAATCTCCCAGTCTCAAACCCTGGCTCATCGTCTGGTTTCTCGCCGCACTGCCCTTAATCGGCTGGTGGCTCACCGGACTTACCGACGTTGATGAAGGCTTTTACGGGGCTGTCGTTTCTGAAATGCTTCGAAGAGGGGATTGGATCATTCCCCACTATAACGGCTCTCCATGGTTTGAAAAGCCGATCCTGCTTTACTGGACCTCAGCACCGTTCATGGCGCTCTTCGGTCCGGAGTTTGGAGCGAGGCTCTCTTGCGTGCTCGCCACTCTAGGCAGCTATGGGCTCGTGGCCTGGTTTGTCAGGCGACATTTGGGTGATGTGGCGGCTCGCTGGTCGGTGATCGTCCTCTCCAGCATGTTCCTGATGGCTGCCCTTGGAAGGATGATGATGGCCGACCCCTGGCTCATCCTATGCCTGACGGGCACATTCCTGTTCTTCCTCGAATCGCTGATCGGGGACAAGAGATATCGACCTTGGGCTGCAGCATGGCTGGGCTTTGCCGTATTAGCAAAAGGGCCTGTTGCGCTCATTTTCTTTGTCATCATCGCGGGAATCGCGTTTGGGAAACTACGCGAATTGCGGCCTAACTTCAAGGGCGGGTGGCTGCTGGGTACGGTGCTGCTTGTCACGGTCATTGCAAGTTGGTTCCTGCCCGCCTACCTCTCTGCTGGCGAAATGTTCGTGCAGAAGTTCTTGGTCGACCAGAACTTGAAGCGATTTGCCGGAGGCGATGCAGCGCACACTCTGGAGTACGGAAAAGACCCCGCAAAATATCTCTTTGCGATGTTTTTGGGATACCCACTGATTCTCTTGTTGGGCTGTCTGCCCTGGAGTCTCCGGTTCTTCAAAGCCCTCCCCAAAGCCACCGACCCGATTGGCACCGAAACGGCAATTCGACGTTTTTGTTCAATCTGGTTCTTCACCATCCTCGTATTCTTCAGCGCCAGCGGAGCGAAGCTCCCCCACTACATCGCCCCTGCCTGTGTGCCCCTCGCGATCCTGATCGGTATCTACTCGGTAAGGCGAATCGAAGAGCGGAAACTGAACCCAAATGGATTTCTCAAACCAGCTATCGGGGCGGTTTTCCTATGTCTTCTTATCAATTCTGCGCTTTGGGTCTGGTACGACAAGTCGGGTCAGCGCGAGGCTCATGCCCTCGCCCGCGAGATCAAAAGCGATCCAAACATCGCCCTTTTCCGACTTCCCAGACTCCAAAAGTCTCTCGGGACAGGCAAGCCCCGACTGCAAGAGACGAGCTTGCCCTCGCTGATGATGGTCATGGACCGCACCACTTTACAAACTGAAGAGTTCGAAAAACTGCTCGCCGCTCCAAAGCCTCTCACCATCTTCACACGTGAAAATCGGATCACTCCCGAGTTTGAAGCCCAGGTACTTCGTGCTGGATTTGTACTTAAGCCCGCCCCAACTCGAACAAAACAGGATAACTTCCGGGTCTATATTCTTGAACAGGGAACCCTGGCAAGGTAA